A stretch of the Glycine soja cultivar W05 chromosome 13, ASM419377v2, whole genome shotgun sequence genome encodes the following:
- the LOC114382203 gene encoding RNA polymerase sigma factor sigE, chloroplastic/mitochondrial-like isoform X1: MGVITVSTSAARTPLRLNTRLISHQQVHKRPIILAFKGNKSNKTTLVSPQEKIPLPLETAKKHQKRVGKTSESLKRVRAVSTVETSPCTLDVDYNEAAAKLENIYKLSPVSDTCNVEDIDSKIERVLRRRKKVSEERDDGNCDNVVRNQNKKAKRLSLDKRIALKNNAKEEVIDQTQKKRNVKNRVQNIDVLIRDYSASTDLVSMDWKKMKIPPVLPSSEHAWLFKLMQPMKALLQAKEDLKEVDKEITGGELADATNMSIIQVRKAIEVGRAARNKLIKHNLRLVLFVINKYFQDFASGPRFQDLCQAGVKGLITAIDRFEPKRRLQLSTYSLFWIRHSIVRSITLSSFTRVPFGLERVRVDIQRTKLKLTFELQRSPTEEELVERIGISLERYHEVMKASKPILSLHSRHITTQEEYINGITDVDGVNGDNRRQLAVLRLALDDVLDSLKPKESLVIRQRYGLDGKGDRTLGEIAGNLNISREIVRKHEVKALMKLKHPARLDYLRRYVV, from the exons ATGGGAGTTATTACTGTTTCTACCTCAGCTGCTAGGACTCCATTAAGATTGAATACAAGGTTGATCAGTCATCAGCAGGTGCATAAACGACCCATAATTTTAGCTTTTAAAGGAAATAAATCGAATAAAACCACTTTGGTTTCACCTCAGGAGAAAATTCCTCTACCCCTAGAAACAGCGAAGAAACACCAGAAAAGAGTAGGAAAGACTAGTGAGTCACTGAAGAGAGTGAGAGCCGTCTCTACTGTTGAAACCTCTCCATGCACCTTGGATGTGGACTACAATGAAGCTGCAGCCAaacttgaaaatatatataaactcagCCCTGTATCTGATACCTGTAATGTGGAAGATATAGATAGTAAAATCGAGAGAGTCTTGCGGAGGAGGAAGAAGGTTAGTGAGGAACGTGATGATGGAAATTGTGATAATGTGGTTAGAAACCAGAATAAGAAGGCCAAACGATTGAGTCTTGATAAGAGGATTGCATTGAAAAATAATGCAAAGGAGGAGGTGATTGATCAAACTCAGAAGAAAAGGAATGTTAAGAATAGAGTACAAAATATTGATGTGCTTATCAGGGATTATTCAGCATCAACTGATTTAGTTAGCATGGACtggaagaaaatgaagattCCGCCAGTTCTTCCTTCTTCAGAACATGCATGGTTGTTCAAGTTGATGCAGCCAATgaag GCACTCCTACAAGCAAAAGAAGATTTAAAGGAAGTGGATAAAGAAATTACAGGTGGTGAACTAGCTGATGCAACAAACATGAGTATTATTCAAGTAAGGAAAGCTATAGAGGTTGGTCGAGCTGCGAGAAACAAACTCATAAAG CACAATCTCCGGCTTGTATTGTTCgtgatcaacaaatattttCAAGATTTTGCAAGTGGCCCGAGGTTTCAAGATCTTTGTCAGGCAGGAGTTAAGGGACTTATCACAGCAATTGATCGTTTTGAGCCAAAAAGAAGACTTCAGCTATCTACATACAGTTTATTTTGGATAAGACATTCTATCGTTCGTTCCATAACCCTCTCAAGCTTCACACGTGTTCCTTTTGGACTTGAAAGG GTTAGAGTAGATATCCAAAGAACAAAACTTAAGTTAACATTTGAGCTCCAGAGGTCACCAACGGAAGAAGAGTTAGTAGAAAGAATTGGGATCTCACTTGAAAGATATCATGAAGTAATGAAGGCATCAAAACCCATTTTATCCCTTCATTCAAGACATATAACCACGCAAGAGGAGTATATTAATGGGATTACTGATGTTGATGGTGTTAATGGTGATAATAGGAGGCAACTTGCTGTTCTAAGACTTGCTCTTGATGATGTG CTTGATTCCCTGAAGCCAAAGGAGAGCCTAGTGATCAGGCAGAGATATGGACTTGATGGCAAGGGTGACAGAACATTGGGAGAAATTGCTGGGAACTTGAATATTTCTAGGGAAATTGTCCGGAAGCATGAAGTCAAAGCTCTCATGAAGCTTAAGCATCCAGCTCGGTTGGATTATCTTCGTCGTTATGTTgtataa
- the LOC114382203 gene encoding RNA polymerase sigma factor sigE, chloroplastic/mitochondrial-like isoform X2 has product MGVITVSTSAARTPLRLNTRLISHQQEKIPLPLETAKKHQKRVGKTSESLKRVRAVSTVETSPCTLDVDYNEAAAKLENIYKLSPVSDTCNVEDIDSKIERVLRRRKKVSEERDDGNCDNVVRNQNKKAKRLSLDKRIALKNNAKEEVIDQTQKKRNVKNRVQNIDVLIRDYSASTDLVSMDWKKMKIPPVLPSSEHAWLFKLMQPMKALLQAKEDLKEVDKEITGGELADATNMSIIQVRKAIEVGRAARNKLIKHNLRLVLFVINKYFQDFASGPRFQDLCQAGVKGLITAIDRFEPKRRLQLSTYSLFWIRHSIVRSITLSSFTRVPFGLERVRVDIQRTKLKLTFELQRSPTEEELVERIGISLERYHEVMKASKPILSLHSRHITTQEEYINGITDVDGVNGDNRRQLAVLRLALDDVLDSLKPKESLVIRQRYGLDGKGDRTLGEIAGNLNISREIVRKHEVKALMKLKHPARLDYLRRYVV; this is encoded by the exons ATGGGAGTTATTACTGTTTCTACCTCAGCTGCTAGGACTCCATTAAGATTGAATACAAGGTTGATCAGTCATCAGCAG GAGAAAATTCCTCTACCCCTAGAAACAGCGAAGAAACACCAGAAAAGAGTAGGAAAGACTAGTGAGTCACTGAAGAGAGTGAGAGCCGTCTCTACTGTTGAAACCTCTCCATGCACCTTGGATGTGGACTACAATGAAGCTGCAGCCAaacttgaaaatatatataaactcagCCCTGTATCTGATACCTGTAATGTGGAAGATATAGATAGTAAAATCGAGAGAGTCTTGCGGAGGAGGAAGAAGGTTAGTGAGGAACGTGATGATGGAAATTGTGATAATGTGGTTAGAAACCAGAATAAGAAGGCCAAACGATTGAGTCTTGATAAGAGGATTGCATTGAAAAATAATGCAAAGGAGGAGGTGATTGATCAAACTCAGAAGAAAAGGAATGTTAAGAATAGAGTACAAAATATTGATGTGCTTATCAGGGATTATTCAGCATCAACTGATTTAGTTAGCATGGACtggaagaaaatgaagattCCGCCAGTTCTTCCTTCTTCAGAACATGCATGGTTGTTCAAGTTGATGCAGCCAATgaag GCACTCCTACAAGCAAAAGAAGATTTAAAGGAAGTGGATAAAGAAATTACAGGTGGTGAACTAGCTGATGCAACAAACATGAGTATTATTCAAGTAAGGAAAGCTATAGAGGTTGGTCGAGCTGCGAGAAACAAACTCATAAAG CACAATCTCCGGCTTGTATTGTTCgtgatcaacaaatattttCAAGATTTTGCAAGTGGCCCGAGGTTTCAAGATCTTTGTCAGGCAGGAGTTAAGGGACTTATCACAGCAATTGATCGTTTTGAGCCAAAAAGAAGACTTCAGCTATCTACATACAGTTTATTTTGGATAAGACATTCTATCGTTCGTTCCATAACCCTCTCAAGCTTCACACGTGTTCCTTTTGGACTTGAAAGG GTTAGAGTAGATATCCAAAGAACAAAACTTAAGTTAACATTTGAGCTCCAGAGGTCACCAACGGAAGAAGAGTTAGTAGAAAGAATTGGGATCTCACTTGAAAGATATCATGAAGTAATGAAGGCATCAAAACCCATTTTATCCCTTCATTCAAGACATATAACCACGCAAGAGGAGTATATTAATGGGATTACTGATGTTGATGGTGTTAATGGTGATAATAGGAGGCAACTTGCTGTTCTAAGACTTGCTCTTGATGATGTG CTTGATTCCCTGAAGCCAAAGGAGAGCCTAGTGATCAGGCAGAGATATGGACTTGATGGCAAGGGTGACAGAACATTGGGAGAAATTGCTGGGAACTTGAATATTTCTAGGGAAATTGTCCGGAAGCATGAAGTCAAAGCTCTCATGAAGCTTAAGCATCCAGCTCGGTTGGATTATCTTCGTCGTTATGTTgtataa